A DNA window from Fragaria vesca subsp. vesca linkage group LG3, FraVesHawaii_1.0, whole genome shotgun sequence contains the following coding sequences:
- the LOC101304460 gene encoding probable carboxylesterase 7-like, whose amino-acid sequence MDPATQNDEIAFEFPPLFRLYKDGRADRLKGNETVPPSTDPTTGVQSKDIVLSPESGLSARIYLPKLPDPTRKLPFLLYIHGGGFVIESPSSPVYHSHVSSLAAQANVVALSIHYRRAPEHPLPAAFEDSWAAFQWAATHSTGGGPESWLNEHADFNRVFVAGDSAGSTLAHHVVRQSGVEGVSGVNTVGVVLFHPYFRNEVPDKLLEVIYPTGGGLEDPKMYPGNDPRLGSLGAGRVLVFVAEKDFLKDRGWSYYEALKKSGWSGVVEIEETEGEDHVFHLFDPSCEKAVSLVKKVAAFMNQE is encoded by the coding sequence ATGGACCCAGCAACCCAAAACGACGAGATAGCCTTCGAGTTCCCACCTCTCTTCCGTCTTTACAAAGACGGACGAGCCGACCGCCTCAAGGGAAACGAGACCGTCCCGCCCTCCACTGACCCGACCACCGGAGTCCAATCCAAAGACATCGTCCTCTCACCCGAATCCGGCCTCTCCGCCCGCATCTACCTCCCCAAACTCCCCGACCCGACCCGGAAACTCCCCTTCCTCCTCTACATCCACGGCGGCGGTTTCGTCATCGAGTCCCCATCCTCCCCTGTCTACCACAGCCACGTCAGCTCCCTCGCTGCCCAAGCAAACGTCGTCGCTTTGTCCATCCACTACCGCCGCGCCCCGGAGCACCCTCTTCCCGCCGCTTTTGAAGACAGCTGGGCCGCATTCCAATGGGCCGCGACCCATTCCACTGGCGGCGGGCCAGAATCCTGGCTGAATGAACACGCGGACTTCAACCGCGTGTTCGTGGCCGGAGACAGCGCCGGGTCCACCCTGGCGCACCATGTCGTGCGCCAGAGTGGAGTGGAGGGAGTCAGCGGGGTTAATACTGTGGGGGTGGTTTTGTTTCATCCGTATTTCCGGAATGAAGTGCCGGATAAGTTGTTGGAGGTGATATATCCGACGGGAGGAGGGTTAGAGGATCCGAAAATGTATCCGGGAAATGATCCGAGACTGGGGAGCTTGGGAGCTGGGAGAGTGTTGGTGTTTGTGGCGGAGAAGGATTTCTTGAAGGACAGGGGATGGAGTTATTATGAGGCGTTGAAGAAGAGTGGGTGGAGCGGAGTTGTGGAGATTGAGGAGACTGAAGGAGAAGATCATGTGTTTCATTTGTTTGATCCGAGCTGCGAGAAGGCTGTGAGCTTGGTGAAGAAGGTAGCTGCTTTCATGAATCAGGAATAA